AGCCGGAATAATCGGCGTTAAATCGGTATCGGGCGTTAAAAATTCTAATTTGACATAATCTTTGGCTAACCCTTCAAAATCTCGATTCACTAAATGCACAACGGCTTCTAATAACCCATAGCGTTGATAAGGTTTAACCTCGCTCATCATGCCAAAATCGAGATAAACTAACTTACCATCGGGACTGGCTAATAAATTACCCGGATGGGGATCGGCATGAAAAAATCCATGTTCTAATAATTGTCTTAAGGAACATTGCACCCCAACTTCAATTAAGTAACGAGCATCAATGCCTTGGGCTGCAACTTCTTCTAAATTCGTTAATTTAGAACCGTTGATCCACTCCATTGTTAATACACGGCGTCCCGTATATTCCCAATAAATTCGAGGCACATAAATATCCTGAATATTGCCGTAAAGTTGTCGAAATCGTTCCGCATTTCGTCCTTCATGGTTGTAGTCCATTTCTTCATAAATACGACCCCCAAATTCATCCATGATGGCGACTAAATCACTACGGATAAACTTAAAGGTTTTCTTAGCCCATTGTGCTAAGGTTCGTAAAATATAAATATCCAGGGCAATACTTTCAGATAACCCCGGACGCTGGACTTTAACCGCGACAACTTCCCCAGTTTTTAATTTACCTTTATAAACTTGTCCTAAAGATGCGGCTGCTAAGGGATCAGGACTTAATTCAGCATAGATATTTTCGGGGCGATCGCCTAATTCTTCTTCAATAAATTGATAAGCAACTTCATTGGCAAAAGGCGGGAGTTGATCTTGTAATTGGGTTAATTCTTCTAAATATAATGGGGGAACTAAATCCGGTCGAGTGGATAAGGCCTGTCCCACTTTAATAAATGCCGGGCCGAGTTCTGTTAAGGTGGTTCGTAGTTGAATGGCGCGTTTGCGATCCGTTTTCAGGTTTGTTCCGCCTTTGCCATCTAACCATAATCCCAAGGCAAAAAAACCCAATTTCCCTATAATGCTTAACAGGCGTCCCCAAACTTGGAACACACGAGAACGGTAATAATCTGCAATGGCAATCGGATCGTAGCGTAATGCAGGTTGATTCGATTCATCAAGGCTTGTCACCTCTGGCGGTTGAGGCAGTTGGTGATGTTCCTCCACAAATTCTGAGGAGACAT
The window above is part of the Planktothrix sp. FACHB-1365 genome. Proteins encoded here:
- a CDS encoding AarF/ABC1/UbiB kinase family protein translates to MTITPLQPSRSVSPATIDVSSEFVEEHHQLPQPPEVTSLDESNQPALRYDPIAIADYYRSRVFQVWGRLLSIIGKLGFFALGLWLDGKGGTNLKTDRKRAIQLRTTLTELGPAFIKVGQALSTRPDLVPPLYLEELTQLQDQLPPFANEVAYQFIEEELGDRPENIYAELSPDPLAAASLGQVYKGKLKTGEVVAVKVQRPGLSESIALDIYILRTLAQWAKKTFKFIRSDLVAIMDEFGGRIYEEMDYNHEGRNAERFRQLYGNIQDIYVPRIYWEYTGRRVLTMEWINGSKLTNLEEVAAQGIDARYLIEVGVQCSLRQLLEHGFFHADPHPGNLLASPDGKLVYLDFGMMSEVKPYQRYGLLEAVVHLVNRDFEGLAKDYVKLEFLTPDTDLTPIIPALEKVFSNALGASVAELNFKSITDQLSELMYDYPFRVPAYYALIIRSLVTLEGIAINVDPNFKVLSKAYPYVAKRLLTDPSVELRTSLKDLLFKEGSFRWNRLENLLKNARNSDDYDINEVLNQTLDFLFSERGEFIRERLANEFVQSIDVASRNALTTAQSKVAEWLGVKPISTPAKEPQPPSTPNNLEQIQRIVSILQETKGFDPMLLVQRVPSLIVKPEVRHLSQKVAGELAQRAAARLIRELFLSSDPLIPDGNPMEQNGHLKKGYSTV